The Bradyrhizobium betae genomic interval TCGACAATGTCGCGATCGCCGCGCGGCACGCCCAGCGCAAATACGGCATCACGCGCGCGGCCATCGTCGATTTCGACGTGCATCACGGCAACGGCACGCAGGACATCTTCTGGTCGGACCCGACCGTGATGTATTGCTCGACGCACCAGATGCCTCTGTTTCCGGGCACCGGCGCGAAGAGCGAGCGCGGCGACCACGACACCATCGTCAACGCACCGCTCGCCTCCGAGGACGGCGGCCCCGAATTCCGCTCCGCGTTCGAGAATCTGATCCTGCCGCAACTGACGAAGTTCAGCCCCGAGCTGATCATCATCTCCGCCGGCTTCGACGCGCATTACCGCGATCCGCTGGCCTCGCTGAACCTGCGCGCGGAGGACTACACCTGGGTCACGCGCAAGCTGATGGACCTCGCCGACAAGACCGCAGGGGGCCGCATTGTCTCGGTGCTCGAGGGCGGCTATGACCTGCAAGGACTGAAAGAATCTGTTACGGCGCATGTCGGCGCCCTGATGGGCGCTTGACGCACCGCCACATTAAGCCCGCAAAACTCGGCTTCCCTTCAGGTGAAGCGAATCGGGCAATCGGAAACGGATATGGCCGAAAATACCCAAGTCGACGTCTCCAGGCTCACCTTCGAGCGTGCGATCGAGGAGCTCGAAACGATCGTGAAGCGGCTCGAGGACGGCAAGGTGCCGCTCGAGGAATCCGTCACGATCTACGAACGCGGCGAGGCGCTGAAGCGCCGCTGCGAGGAGCTGCTGCGCCAGGCGGAAGCGCGCGTCGACAAGATCACCACCGATGCCAGCGGCCAGGCCACCGGCACCGCGCCGCTCGACGTGCAGTAAGGACCTCCGCCGAGCCGCCCATTTCGAGCGGTGGCCGCCCGCTTTTTTTCATGGTTGCACGGGTTCCGCCTGCGGCAACGCCGTGGGGCTAAGGTCTGACGCGGTCAAGATTGGTGTCGCAAGGCATTCCAGCTCCCTGAATCCGTCCAAAACGGCCACGCTATCGCCCGAAAAACTGCCAAGGAACCGGGCAAGGTCGGAACCTCCCGCAAGGCGCCCCAGTTAACCAATCTGGCCCGCGGGTTGCACGTGCATGCCCGTAGTCGGCCCTGTGGGTTGGCTTTGGCCCAAGCTTTGGTGTAAAGCTGCGCGGAGTGTGGCTTTTTGCAAGCCTTGCGTAGGCCCCAATGACCGACGACAAGCGCTTCAAACTGCTGATGAAATTGGCTGGGACGGACGAAGCCGATCTGAGTGACAGGGATCACAGAGACTGAACCGGAGCGCACTTAAGCTCACCTAAGCTTGAAGACGGGGTTGTCAGCTTGAAGATAGAGGCTTGGCCCCATGCAGCTGGCTCCGACGGTTTTAGGACTCGCGCTGCGCCGATATTGTGCAAACCCATCGCGCACCGGAACGACTTTCCGGCGCTGACAAATTGGAAATCGCCGTGAACGCATACAGTAAGACGCCGCTTCTCGACACCATCCGGACGCCGGAAGACCTGCGCAAGCTCAAGGTCGAGCAGGTCCGCCAGGTCGCCGACGAGCTGCGGCAGGAGACGATCGATGCCGTCTCGGTGACCGGCGGTCACTTCGGCGCGGGTCTCGGCGTGGTCGAGCTCACCACGGCGATCCATTATGTCTTCGACACGCCGCGCGACCGGCTGATCTGGGACGTCGGCCACCAGGCCTATCCGCACAAGATCCTCACCGGACGCCGCGACCGCATCCGCACGCTGCGCACCGGCGGCGGCCTCTCCGGCTTCACCAAGCGCAGCGAGAGCGATTACGATCCGTTCGGCGCGGCGCACTCCTCGACCTCGATCTCGGCCGGCCTCGGCATGGCGGTCGCGCGCGACCTCTCCGGCGGCAAGAACAACGTTATCGCAGTGATCGGTGACGGCTCGATGTCGGCGGGCATGGCCTATGAGGCCATGAACAACGCGGGTGCGATGAATTCGCGCCTGATCGTCATCCTCAACGACAACGACATGTCGATCGCACCGCCGGTCGGCGCCATGAGCGCCTATCTGTCGCGCCTCTACTCCGGCAAGACCTATCGCACGCTGCGAGAGGCGGCCAAGCAGATCAACAAGCGCCTGCCCAAGATCATCGCCAACCGCGCCAACCGCGTCGAGGAATATTCGCGCGGCTTCATGATGGACGGCGGAACGCTGTTCGAAGAACTCGGCTTCTATTACGTCGGCCCGATCGACGGCCATAACCTCGACCACCTGCTGCCCGTGCTGAAGAACGTGCGCGACATGGAGACCGGCCCGATCCTGGTCCACGTCGTGACGCAAAAGGGCAAGGGCTACGGCCCGGCGGAAGCGTCCGCCGACAAGTACCACGCCGTGGTCAAGTTCGACGTCGCGACCGGCACCCAGGCGAAATCAAAACCGAACGCGCCGGCCTACCAGAACGTGTTCGGCCAGAGCCTCGTCAAGGAAGCCGAGAAGGACGACAAGATCGTCGCCATCACCGCGGCGATGCCGTCGGGCACCGGCGTCGACATCTTCAACAAGGCGTTCCCGGACCGTACCTTCGACGTCGGCATCGCCGAGCAGCACGCGGTGACGTTCGCCGCCGGTCTTGCGACCGAAGGCTACAAGCCGTTCTGCGCGATCTACTCGACCTTCCTGCAGCGCGGCTACGACCAGATCGTGCATGACGTCGCGATCCAGAGCCTGCCCGTGCGTTTCGCCATCGACCGCGCCGGCCTCGTCGGCGCCGACGGCGCGACCCACGCCGGCTCGTTCGACAACGCCTATCTCGGCTGCCTGCCGAACATGGTGATCATGGCAGCGGCCGACGAGGCCGAGCTCGTGCACATGGTGGCCACCCAGGTCGCGATCAACGACCGTCCGAGCTCGCTGCGCTATCCGCGCGGCGAAGGCCGTGGCGTCGAGATGCCCGACGTCGGCGTTCCCCTCGAGATCGGCAAGGGCCGCGTGATCCGCCAGGGCAACAAGATCGCCCTGCTCTCCTTCGGCACGCGTCTGGCCGAATGCGAGAAGGCGGCCGACGAGCTCGCCGCTCATGGACTCTCCACCACGATCGCCGATGCGCGCTTCATGAAGCCGCTCGACACCGAGCTGGTGCTCAAGCTCGCCCGCGACCACGACGTCCTGATCACGATCGAGGAAGGCTCGATCGGCGGCTTCGGCTCGCATGTCGCACAGTACCTGACCGATCAGGGCGCGCTCGACACCGGCATGGTGCGCTTCCGCTCGCTGGTGCTGCCCGACGTGTTCCAGGACCACGACACCCCCGCCGCGATGTATGCTCGCGCCGGTCTCGACGCCAAGGGCATCGTCTCCAAGGTGTTCGAGGCGCTCGGCAAGGACGTGAAGGCCGAGACGGTCAAGCTGGCCTGATCGTTGTACGGGCACTGAACCCCACCTCTCCCGTAGGGAGAGGTCGGATTGCGGCAGCAATACGGGTGAGGGGTTCAGGTCCCACGTGAGAGCGTAACCCCTCACCCGCGCCTTCGGCGCGACCTCTCCCATGGGAGAGGTTTGGCACCGCGATGCCGCGGCAACCTCACGCTTCCTCGACCGGTAATCCCATGAAAATCTATCTGGCAGGCCCCGACGTGTTCCTGCCGGATGCGGTTGAGATCGGCCGGCGCAAGGTCGATATCTGCGCGGCTCACGGCCTCACCGGCCTCTATCCGCTCGACAACATCGTCGACCTTGCCGCTCCCGACGCCTCGCGGCAGATCTTTTGCGGCAACGCGGCGATGATGGACCAGGCCGACATCATCATCGCCAACCTCACCCCGTTCCGCGGCGCCGGCGCCGATCCCGGCACCGTCTACGAGCTCGGCTACATGGCCGGCCGCGGCAAGTTCTGCCTCGCCTACTCCAACGACGGCACCGTCTATGCCGACCGCGTCGGCCGCTTCATGGACGTCGCCTCCGAGGGCGGGCGGCTGGTCGACGCGCACGGGCTGACGGTCGAGGATTTCGGCCACTCCGACAATCTCATGATGATCCATGCGCTGGAGCTGCACGGCTGCCCGCTGGTGACGCCGGCGGAAATGCCCGCCGACGTCTGGCACGATCTTGCTGCATTCGAGGCTTGCGTCCGGATGGCAGCCGCGCGATTGATCGCATCCTGAGCACTCGTTCTCTGTCGGAGACCCGATGTCCCCTGCCCGCAAGCGTGCGGATGTTCTGCTGGTCGAGCGTGGCCTGTTCGAGAGCCGGGCGCGGGCGCGCGCGGCTATCGAGGCCGGCCTCGTCACGGCTGACGACAAGCAGGTCGCAAAGCCGTCGGAGACGATCGCGGAGGACGCGGTGATCCAGGCCCAGCCCGCGCACCCCTATGTCTCGCGCGGCGGCGTCAAGCTCGCCGGCGCGCTGGAGCGCTACGGAATCGAGATCGAGGACCATGTCTGCCTCGACGTCGGCGCCTCCACCGGCGGTTTCACCGAGGTGCTGCTGGCAAATGGCGCGAGCCTGGTGTTCGCGGTCGATGTCGGCACCAGCCAGCTGCATCCCTCGCTACGCGGTCATCCCAGGATCGTGTCGATGGAGGAGACCGACATCCGCAGCTATGACGGCAAGCGGCTGCCGGCGCGGCCCGATGTCGTCGTCATCGACGTCAGCTTCATCTCGCTGAAAACCGTGCTGCCGGTGGCCCTGTCGCTGGCGGCTGCGCCGATGAGCCTGCTGGCGCTGATCAAGCCGCAATTCGAGGCCGACCGGAAACACAACAAGAAGGGCATCATCCGCGACGCCGCCGTGCACCAGGAGGTCTGCGACGACATCGCGGCCTTTGCCGCTTCGCTCGGCTGCACCGACATCGAGGTGTTCCCCTCCGCGATCGCGGGCGGCGACGGCAACATCGAATTCTTCCTGGGCGCGCGCCGTGGTTGAGCGCCTGACCATCGATCACGTCGGCCACCGCGGCGACGGCGTCTGCCTCGCTGCGAGCGAGGCGGTCTACGTGCCCTATACGCTCGGCGGCGAGACCGTCGAGGTCGATCACGTCGCCGGCAACCATCCCGACCGCCGCAAGCTGCTGGCGGTCGATATCGCGAGCCCTGAGCGCATCGCGCCGTTCTGTCCGCATTTCGGCATCTGCGGCGGCTGCGCGATCCAGCACTGGGCGACCGAGCCTTACCGCGCCTGGAAGCGCGGCATCGTGGTCGAGACGCTGGCGCAGGCCGGCATCGATTGCGAGGTGGCGCCGCTGGTCGATGCCCATGGTGCGGGGCGCAGGCGCGTCACGCTGCACGGGCGCTTCGGAACGCACAACGTCCTCAAGGTCGGCTTCTCCGCGACGAACTCGCACGACGTCATTCCGATCGATCGCTGCCCGATTCTCGATCCAGCGCTCAACGGCGCGCTCGAGGCCGCCTGGGCGCTCGCCGAGCCGCTGACGTCCAGAATGCCGGTGACCAAGCCGCTGGACATCCAGGTCACCGCCACCGCCAACGGCCTCGATGTCGACGTGCGCGGCTCCGGCCCGCTGCCGACCCCGCTGGTCACGGCGCTATCGCGCGTCGCCGAACAGCATCGGCTGGCGCGGCTGACGCGGCACGGCGAGCTGGTGCTGCAACGCCTGCCGCCGACGGTGAAGATGGGCCGCGCCGAGGTGACGCTGCCGCCGGGCTCGTTCCTGCAGGCGACCATCGCCGGCGAAGAGACGCTGGCCGCGCTCGTCGCAGAGCGCGTGGGCAAGGCCAAGGAGGTTCTCGACCTCTTCTGCGGCGTCGGGCCGTTTGCGCTAAGGCTCGCCGAGAAGGCCCGCGTCACAGCTTATGACAACGACGCCGGCGCGGTCGACGCGCTCGCGAAAGCCGCGCGAACGCCCGGGCTGAAGCCGATCAAGGCCGAGCCGCGCGATTTGTTTCGCCGCCCGCTGGTGCCGCCCGAGCTGCGCGACTTCGACGCCGTGGTGTTCGACCCGCCGCGCCAGGGCGCCCAGGCGCAGGCGCTGAAACTCGCTGCAAGCAAGGTGCCCGTGGTGATCGCCGTGTCCTGCAACGTCGCGACGTTTTCCCGCGACGCACGGCTGCTGATCGATGGCGGCTACAGGATCGACACCGTGGTTCCGGTCGACCAGTTCCGCCACACGCCGCATGTGGAGCTGGTGGTAAAGTTCACGCGGTAAGGCCGTCAGCGTCACCAACCTTGATTCCGGTCAACCGCCCCGATGCCCGTCGGCGCTACAAGCGTCATGTGCAATGTGGAGTGAACGTCAGTGGTTGACCGACGACAGTTCATCGCGACCGCACTCGGATTGTCCGTGGCCACCTTCAGCGGTCTGCCTGCCCTCGCGGCGACGATGACCTATGACGAGGCGGTGAGCACGTCACGGGCGCCGTTGCAGGCTGCGCCGAGGGATCGGGAGCTGGTGCGCTTTGCGACGCTTGCAGCCAACAGCCACAACACCCAGCCGTGGATCTTCTCCGCCCGCGGCCACGAGATCACGATTGCGCCCGACTTCGCGCGGCGCTGTCCGGCCGTCGATCCGGACGATCATCACCTCTTCGTCAGCCTCGGCTGCGCCGCCGAAAACCTCGTTCTCGCAGCGTCGATATTGGGCTGGCGTGCCCACACGACAATCGACGGCGACAGGATCGTGATCGCACTCGAGGAGGCCCCGCCGGCAACTTCGGCGCTGGCCCAGGCAATTCCCGTCAGGCAAAGCACCCGCGCGGTCTTCGACGGCAGGCCGGTTGCGCCCGACATCCTGCGCCAGCTCGATAACGCCTGCCGCGAACCGGATGTCGCGGCGATCCTGTTGACCGAACGTACCGCGATCGCAAACGTCACCAACTATGTGCTCGAAGGAAATTCAGCACAAATGCGCGACAAGGCCTTCATGCGCGAGCTCGTGAGCTGGCTGCGCTTCAACCAGACCGATGCGCTCGCGACGATGGACGGGCTGTTCTCGGCTGCCTCGGGAAATCCGACCCTGCCCGCATGGCTCGCACGCCCGCTCCTGAGGTTCGTCCTCACCGAAAGCGGAGAAAACAAGAAATACCGCGAGCAGCTCGACAGCTCTGCGGGCATTGTCGTGCTCGCGGCCGATCGAAGCGACACATCGCACTGGATCTCGGTCGGCCGGGCCTGCCAGCGTTTTGGTTTGCAGGCGACTGCGCTCGGCCTCAAATATGCCTTCGTCAATCAGCCGGTCGAGGTGGCGGCACTGAGGCCGCAATTCGCGACCTCGCTCGGACTGGGCGACCGGCGCCCCGATATCGTGATGCGCTTCGGCACCGGCCCGACGCTGCCGAAATCGCTGCGGCGTCCTCCGGAACTGGTGATGCAGGGCTAGCGACGCAGACCGCTCAACGCCGGCGACTCGCCGGGCAGCATGTTCGATCTGATATCGCTGTCCATACGGCCCGAATCCTGCTGCGTGAAACCGGCGCCGAACGACAGGCTGAGATTTGAGGTCGGCTTGAATTCGACGCCTGCGAACGCGCCGTAACCGGGCGAGGCGCCGGAGGTGAGCGGCGCCAGCGAGCTGCCGATGCCGCCGTTGTATTTCAGTGTGTCGAAGCCGGCAAAGAACGTGACGGGCATGCCACTCGCCGTCTTGGTGTTGTAGCCGAACTGCGTGCTGTCGTAAGAGAGCGCACTGAAATTGCCGGCCGGCGCGGGCTGGCTGA includes:
- a CDS encoding TlyA family RNA methyltransferase; the encoded protein is MSPARKRADVLLVERGLFESRARARAAIEAGLVTADDKQVAKPSETIAEDAVIQAQPAHPYVSRGGVKLAGALERYGIEIEDHVCLDVGASTGGFTEVLLANGASLVFAVDVGTSQLHPSLRGHPRIVSMEETDIRSYDGKRLPARPDVVVIDVSFISLKTVLPVALSLAAAPMSLLALIKPQFEADRKHNKKGIIRDAAVHQEVCDDIAAFAASLGCTDIEVFPSAIAGGDGNIEFFLGARRG
- a CDS encoding exodeoxyribonuclease VII small subunit, with product MAENTQVDVSRLTFERAIEELETIVKRLEDGKVPLEESVTIYERGEALKRRCEELLRQAEARVDKITTDASGQATGTAPLDVQ
- a CDS encoding nucleoside 2-deoxyribosyltransferase, with the translated sequence MKIYLAGPDVFLPDAVEIGRRKVDICAAHGLTGLYPLDNIVDLAAPDASRQIFCGNAAMMDQADIIIANLTPFRGAGADPGTVYELGYMAGRGKFCLAYSNDGTVYADRVGRFMDVASEGGRLVDAHGLTVEDFGHSDNLMMIHALELHGCPLVTPAEMPADVWHDLAAFEACVRMAAARLIAS
- a CDS encoding histone deacetylase family protein, whose product is MSTLLLSHKACLDHDTPPGHPERPDRLRAVEEALSHERFQFLVRDQAPEGDLDLVTLCHNEHYVTELRHMAPTSGLIYIDGDTSMSPGTWEAVMRGVGGAVAATEAVMNGEHRNAFVAVRPPGHHAEIGKPMGFCFFDNVAIAARHAQRKYGITRAAIVDFDVHHGNGTQDIFWSDPTVMYCSTHQMPLFPGTGAKSERGDHDTIVNAPLASEDGGPEFRSAFENLILPQLTKFSPELIIISAGFDAHYRDPLASLNLRAEDYTWVTRKLMDLADKTAGGRIVSVLEGGYDLQGLKESVTAHVGALMGA
- a CDS encoding class I SAM-dependent RNA methyltransferase, which translates into the protein MVERLTIDHVGHRGDGVCLAASEAVYVPYTLGGETVEVDHVAGNHPDRRKLLAVDIASPERIAPFCPHFGICGGCAIQHWATEPYRAWKRGIVVETLAQAGIDCEVAPLVDAHGAGRRRVTLHGRFGTHNVLKVGFSATNSHDVIPIDRCPILDPALNGALEAAWALAEPLTSRMPVTKPLDIQVTATANGLDVDVRGSGPLPTPLVTALSRVAEQHRLARLTRHGELVLQRLPPTVKMGRAEVTLPPGSFLQATIAGEETLAALVAERVGKAKEVLDLFCGVGPFALRLAEKARVTAYDNDAGAVDALAKAARTPGLKPIKAEPRDLFRRPLVPPELRDFDAVVFDPPRQGAQAQALKLAASKVPVVIAVSCNVATFSRDARLLIDGGYRIDTVVPVDQFRHTPHVELVVKFTR
- the dxs gene encoding 1-deoxy-D-xylulose-5-phosphate synthase; this encodes MNAYSKTPLLDTIRTPEDLRKLKVEQVRQVADELRQETIDAVSVTGGHFGAGLGVVELTTAIHYVFDTPRDRLIWDVGHQAYPHKILTGRRDRIRTLRTGGGLSGFTKRSESDYDPFGAAHSSTSISAGLGMAVARDLSGGKNNVIAVIGDGSMSAGMAYEAMNNAGAMNSRLIVILNDNDMSIAPPVGAMSAYLSRLYSGKTYRTLREAAKQINKRLPKIIANRANRVEEYSRGFMMDGGTLFEELGFYYVGPIDGHNLDHLLPVLKNVRDMETGPILVHVVTQKGKGYGPAEASADKYHAVVKFDVATGTQAKSKPNAPAYQNVFGQSLVKEAEKDDKIVAITAAMPSGTGVDIFNKAFPDRTFDVGIAEQHAVTFAAGLATEGYKPFCAIYSTFLQRGYDQIVHDVAIQSLPVRFAIDRAGLVGADGATHAGSFDNAYLGCLPNMVIMAAADEAELVHMVATQVAINDRPSSLRYPRGEGRGVEMPDVGVPLEIGKGRVIRQGNKIALLSFGTRLAECEKAADELAAHGLSTTIADARFMKPLDTELVLKLARDHDVLITIEEGSIGGFGSHVAQYLTDQGALDTGMVRFRSLVLPDVFQDHDTPAAMYARAGLDAKGIVSKVFEALGKDVKAETVKLA
- a CDS encoding Acg family FMN-binding oxidoreductase, whose translation is MVDRRQFIATALGLSVATFSGLPALAATMTYDEAVSTSRAPLQAAPRDRELVRFATLAANSHNTQPWIFSARGHEITIAPDFARRCPAVDPDDHHLFVSLGCAAENLVLAASILGWRAHTTIDGDRIVIALEEAPPATSALAQAIPVRQSTRAVFDGRPVAPDILRQLDNACREPDVAAILLTERTAIANVTNYVLEGNSAQMRDKAFMRELVSWLRFNQTDALATMDGLFSAASGNPTLPAWLARPLLRFVLTESGENKKYREQLDSSAGIVVLAADRSDTSHWISVGRACQRFGLQATALGLKYAFVNQPVEVAALRPQFATSLGLGDRRPDIVMRFGTGPTLPKSLRRPPELVMQG